The Armatimonadota bacterium genome has a window encoding:
- a CDS encoding enoyl-ACP reductase: protein MLLEGKRGVIFGLANHRSLAFSIARACQAQGARLAVAYQNERLKDHMEKLLPELPGALALQCDLNHDEEIIGVAKRLEEEWGQVDFVAHCVAYAVRDDLMGRFVETSREGFKIALETSAYTLVAACRALDPILSDSASILTLSYLGGERVAPNYNVMGVAKAALEASVRYLAWDFGPRGIRVNALSPGPVQTLAARGVRDFNSMLEHVRSKSAMKRDTDPEEVASAAVFLFSDLGRGITGETIYVDAGYSIMAL from the coding sequence ATGCTTTTGGAAGGCAAGCGCGGGGTCATCTTTGGATTGGCCAACCATCGTAGTTTGGCGTTCTCTATAGCACGGGCCTGCCAAGCCCAAGGCGCGCGACTGGCGGTGGCCTATCAGAACGAACGGCTGAAGGATCACATGGAGAAGTTGTTGCCCGAACTTCCGGGCGCTTTGGCTTTGCAGTGCGACCTCAATCACGATGAGGAGATTATCGGCGTGGCCAAGCGGTTGGAAGAAGAGTGGGGACAGGTCGATTTCGTAGCGCATTGCGTGGCCTACGCGGTGCGGGATGATTTGATGGGTCGGTTTGTCGAGACCTCTCGCGAGGGGTTCAAAATTGCTCTTGAGACGAGCGCCTATACCTTGGTGGCGGCTTGTCGAGCATTGGACCCCATACTGAGCGATTCGGCCTCCATTCTGACGCTTAGTTATCTGGGCGGCGAGCGCGTGGCGCCCAACTACAACGTGATGGGCGTAGCCAAGGCGGCATTGGAGGCCTCGGTCCGATACTTGGCATGGGATTTTGGCCCTCGAGGCATTCGGGTCAATGCGCTTTCGCCCGGCCCGGTACAGACTTTGGCAGCCCGCGGCGTGCGGGACTTCAACTCGATGCTGGAACATGTACGAAGCAAATCGGCGATGAAACGGGATACCGATCCAGAGGAAGTGGCGAGCGCCGCAGTGTTCCTCTTCAGCGATCTGGGGCGAGGAATAACGGGCGAAACGATCTACGTGGACGCGGGCTACAGCATCATGGCGCTTTGA
- a CDS encoding GerMN domain-containing protein, which translates to MRNIFAVALFVVLVLAVGVITWLRLNPTPPPEPPKPPNEVHVFVPRTEDGETVYDKKALNLEGAENAYQATFEHLLQESQEAPRTAKLLGAEVKEKTLVLNFNAAMTTDFEQGSTGEAALINAIVRTAGSFPEIDKVQILIEGKEAETLGGHIDITQALPVEREK; encoded by the coding sequence ATGCGTAACATCTTCGCGGTCGCTCTCTTTGTGGTACTAGTGCTGGCAGTCGGCGTCATTACTTGGTTGCGCTTAAATCCAACGCCGCCGCCCGAACCACCCAAACCGCCGAACGAAGTGCACGTCTTTGTACCAAGGACCGAAGACGGCGAGACGGTCTATGACAAGAAAGCGCTCAATTTGGAGGGTGCGGAGAACGCCTATCAAGCGACGTTCGAACATCTGTTGCAAGAAAGTCAAGAAGCGCCCCGCACGGCGAAGCTGTTGGGCGCAGAGGTGAAGGAGAAAACCCTCGTTCTGAACTTTAACGCCGCGATGACGACGGATTTTGAGCAAGGCTCGACGGGCGAGGCCGCCTTGATCAACGCCATCGTGCGCACGGCTGGCTCCTTCCCCGAGATCGACAAGGTGCAGATTCTGATAGAAGGCAAAGAGGCTGAGACTTTGGGCGGGCATATCGATATTACTCAGGCTTTGCCAGTGGAGAGGGAGAAATAG